Proteins encoded by one window of Monoglobus pectinilyticus:
- the mreB gene encoding rod shape-determining protein — protein sequence MAIDLGIDFGTSSTQIYNANEEKIIVDEPTVAVTRGESREVIAVGTEALDMLGKTADSLSVLNPVKDGGITNFDVAVGLLKKFLDKNLNNVFSKIRAAVSVPSGIGDVEKRAIEEVVISAGAKEVYLIESPLAGAIGAGVDINEPKGYVIVDVGAGTTEVAVVSLGGVVVSKSVRSAGDALDNDIIQLIKKKYNVEIAKSTAEKAKIKLGAAMVGLTTNVVELKGKDMYSGVPKGVAISANEINSAMRDDINFILEAVRCVLEETPPELASDLIETGIVLTGGSSNMRGLGKLIKNATGINVYQAEDPVCCVAKGAGTAMAGKGGFRNMLTQATRRKNY from the coding sequence ATGGCGATTGATTTAGGCATAGATTTTGGAACAAGCAGTACTCAAATTTATAATGCGAATGAAGAAAAAATTATAGTTGACGAACCTACTGTTGCGGTTACCAGAGGTGAGAGCCGTGAAGTAATTGCCGTAGGAACCGAAGCTTTAGATATGCTTGGAAAAACGGCCGACAGTTTGTCTGTTTTAAATCCCGTTAAAGACGGAGGAATAACAAACTTTGATGTTGCGGTTGGCCTGCTTAAAAAGTTTCTGGACAAGAATTTAAACAATGTATTTTCAAAAATAAGGGCGGCGGTAAGTGTTCCGTCAGGTATTGGAGACGTGGAAAAGAGAGCTATAGAAGAGGTCGTAATATCAGCCGGTGCAAAAGAGGTATATCTTATTGAATCACCGCTTGCAGGCGCAATAGGTGCAGGAGTCGATATAAACGAGCCTAAGGGGTATGTTATAGTAGATGTGGGCGCCGGAACGACAGAAGTTGCTGTTGTATCATTGGGCGGCGTAGTTGTTTCCAAATCAGTACGGTCAGCAGGTGACGCTCTTGATAATGATATTATTCAATTAATAAAGAAAAAATATAACGTTGAAATTGCAAAGTCTACAGCTGAAAAGGCAAAAATAAAGCTGGGTGCTGCAATGGTTGGGCTCACTACTAATGTTGTAGAGCTAAAAGGCAAGGATATGTATAGCGGAGTGCCTAAAGGCGTTGCGATTAGTGCGAACGAGATAAACTCTGCAATGCGCGATGATATAAACTTTATATTGGAAGCTGTGCGCTGTGTCCTGGAAGAAACTCCTCCCGAACTGGCTTCTGATTTAATAGAAACCGGAATAGTGTTGACAGGCGGAAGCAGTAATATGCGCGGTTTAGGAAAGCTTATAAAAAACGCTACTGGCATAAATGTTTATCAAGCTGAAGACCCTGTGTGCTGTGTCGCAAAAGGGGCGGGAACAGCTATGGCAGGAAAAGGCGGATTTAGAAATATGCTGACGCAGGCGACCAGAAGAAAGAATTATTAA
- a CDS encoding Maf family protein, with protein sequence MRFILASASPRRREILENISLDFEIIADESEEIMIEGEKPYDTVKRLAMQKAKNIAAGIESGENTIVIGADTVVSIDGKILGKPNDEIEAKDMLLTLSGRINTVYTGLAVIETQSGKEVSDFVSTGVKFRNLSEKEIENYIRSGEPMDKAGAYGIQKIGGLFVESINGDYFNVVGLPLCRLGEILSEEFGINLI encoded by the coding sequence ATGAGATTTATATTAGCATCCGCTTCTCCGAGAAGAAGAGAGATTTTAGAAAACATTTCACTTGATTTTGAAATAATTGCCGATGAATCTGAGGAAATAATGATCGAAGGCGAAAAACCATACGACACCGTAAAGCGGCTGGCGATGCAAAAGGCAAAAAATATAGCCGCAGGAATTGAATCCGGTGAAAACACTATAGTTATCGGAGCGGACACAGTCGTTTCAATTGATGGAAAGATATTGGGCAAACCAAACGATGAAATAGAAGCTAAGGACATGCTTTTGACTCTTTCGGGCAGAATAAATACTGTGTATACCGGTCTTGCTGTAATTGAAACTCAGAGCGGGAAAGAGGTAAGTGATTTTGTTTCAACAGGCGTAAAATTCAGAAACTTGAGCGAAAAAGAGATAGAAAACTATATAAGATCCGGTGAACCAATGGATAAAGCCGGAGCATATGGTATTCAAAAAATAGGCGGATTGTTTGTTGAGTCTATAAACGGAGATTATTTTAATGTTGTTGGTCTGCCTCTATGCAGATTAGGAGAAATACTTTCAGAAGAGTTTGGTATAAATTTGATATAA
- a CDS encoding U32 family peptidase, protein MSLTGNSASAASSMKKEKNILPELLSPAGSFESLAAAVNMGADAVYLSGKNFGARSYADNFDNGQLENAVRYAHLRGVKVHITVNTLIGDKEFAELEEYLKFLNSLHVDALIIQDLGVLSLAKNLGLCMQFHASTQLTVHNLSGALAAKELGFDRVVLSRELSFKEIKYISENCGIETEMFIHGAMCMSYSGQCLMSSALGGRSGNRGRCAQPCRQLYKSGENKEKYFLSLKDMALIERLDDIKESGVTSLKIEGRMKGPSYVGCVTKIYKKCLEEGRQPSKSEINDLNRIFFRGGLSSGYFDNKKGRAMFAFNKPDNPYKKETSSLETKILDEIKDREDKFKIHLTAKVNIAVGEKIKLIVLYKNKTITVRSNNTVEAASSNPTEKERVIQQISKTGGSVFIFDSISVEVTGRAYVPIKDLNYIRREALKMIEDEILSDSIDIQNRNESISLNHSAGCDSSLSGMTASIFSYEQFTAVKEFEESTGKIFRLIYVPVRLLGEDYKRFISDKDRIVIEPPSIIHDSEYEKYIDFIMRLFNLGFNKIRVHNISEYRRIFDGFKIFGSYRMNITNSNSVKLCSVIMGFSSVMLSPELSIPQIRDIAKGSDIPTEVCVYGYQPLMLTENCILKNLDSNSCKCNSIGCITDRLGKKFPVIKDGTNCRSVLLNSCPTFMADKMEELKCYNIKMYNLNFTVESPNEIKRICKAYLCGENYRPEEFTRMHFYKGIF, encoded by the coding sequence ATGTCTCTTACTGGTAACAGTGCTTCAGCAGCCAGCAGTATGAAAAAAGAAAAAAATATTTTACCTGAACTTTTGTCTCCGGCCGGAAGCTTTGAATCTCTTGCGGCGGCAGTTAATATGGGGGCTGATGCAGTATATTTGTCGGGTAAAAATTTCGGAGCTAGAAGTTACGCCGATAACTTTGACAATGGCCAGCTTGAAAATGCTGTAAGATATGCACATCTTCGGGGAGTTAAGGTACATATCACTGTAAATACTCTTATAGGTGATAAAGAATTTGCTGAACTTGAAGAATATTTAAAGTTTTTAAATTCCTTGCATGTTGACGCTTTAATAATTCAGGATTTAGGAGTATTAAGTCTTGCAAAAAACTTAGGTCTTTGTATGCAGTTTCACGCCAGCACTCAGCTTACTGTTCATAATTTAAGCGGTGCTTTGGCGGCTAAGGAATTAGGTTTTGACCGTGTGGTTCTATCCAGGGAACTTTCTTTTAAAGAGATAAAATATATATCGGAAAATTGCGGTATAGAGACAGAGATGTTTATTCACGGCGCTATGTGTATGTCGTATTCCGGGCAGTGCCTTATGAGCAGCGCTCTTGGGGGCAGGAGCGGGAACAGGGGACGATGCGCCCAGCCGTGCAGACAGTTATATAAGTCGGGTGAGAATAAAGAAAAATATTTTTTAAGTCTAAAAGATATGGCTTTGATTGAACGATTGGACGATATAAAAGAATCCGGAGTTACTTCTTTAAAAATTGAAGGAAGAATGAAAGGTCCGAGTTATGTTGGATGCGTAACGAAGATTTATAAAAAGTGTCTGGAAGAAGGCAGGCAGCCATCTAAATCAGAGATAAACGATTTAAACAGGATATTTTTTAGAGGAGGTCTGAGTTCCGGATATTTTGATAATAAAAAAGGCAGAGCAATGTTTGCTTTTAATAAACCGGACAATCCTTATAAAAAAGAAACGAGCAGTTTAGAAACAAAAATTTTAGATGAAATCAAGGATAGGGAAGATAAATTTAAAATTCATCTGACAGCCAAAGTAAATATTGCTGTAGGTGAAAAGATTAAACTTATTGTATTATATAAAAATAAGACAATTACGGTGAGGTCGAATAATACTGTTGAAGCGGCGTCTTCAAATCCAACTGAGAAGGAAAGGGTTATTCAGCAGATTTCAAAGACCGGAGGCAGCGTCTTCATATTTGATTCAATATCGGTTGAAGTCACCGGCAGAGCGTATGTTCCAATTAAAGATTTAAACTACATCCGCCGCGAAGCGCTGAAAATGATTGAAGATGAAATATTGTCTGACAGCATTGATATACAAAATAGAAATGAATCTATATCTTTAAATCATTCTGCTGGATGCGACAGCAGTTTGAGCGGTATGACAGCTTCAATATTTTCATATGAACAGTTCACTGCTGTTAAGGAGTTTGAAGAATCGACAGGGAAAATTTTTAGACTTATATATGTGCCGGTTCGCTTATTAGGGGAAGATTATAAACGGTTTATCTCTGATAAAGACAGGATAGTTATAGAGCCTCCTTCAATAATACATGATTCTGAGTATGAAAAATATATTGATTTTATAATGAGGCTGTTTAACTTGGGATTTAATAAGATTAGAGTACACAATATATCTGAATACCGCAGAATTTTTGATGGTTTTAAAATTTTTGGCTCTTACAGAATGAATATTACAAACAGTAATTCAGTAAAATTGTGTTCTGTTATAATGGGGTTTAGCTCGGTTATGCTGTCACCTGAACTGAGTATCCCTCAGATAAGGGATATAGCAAAGGGTTCAGATATACCGACAGAAGTATGCGTCTATGGTTATCAGCCGTTAATGCTGACTGAGAATTGTATTCTTAAAAATTTGGACAGCAACTCTTGTAAGTGTAATAGTATTGGCTGTATTACTGACAGATTGGGAAAAAAGTTTCCGGTTATAAAAGATGGGACAAATTGCAGAAGTGTGCTGCTGAACAGCTGTCCTACATTTATGGCAGACAAGATGGAAGAGCTGAAATGTTATAATATTAAAATGTATAATTTAAACTTTACTGTGGAATCACCGAATGAAATTAAAAGAATTTGCAAAGCCTATCTTTGCGGTGAAAATTACAGACCGGAAGAGTTTACAAGAATGCACTTTTATAAAGGAATATTTTAG
- a CDS encoding cell division protein ZapA, producing the protein MEDNTKMEVKINNMEYTIVSNESEEYVQRVALLVNKKISEVKSQNSHLSTAMLAVMAAMNLADELLKSEASASKLRTEIGEYMVESRSEKAELDEKKLEVENLKEDMHKLEIELAKRETELENLRSSHSMTRGAGSVTQSSVSRQPRSTSVQPGIRSAGAAENLAKRTVEDERTKKNGYPYGNVIGRGDGIKKD; encoded by the coding sequence ATGGAAGATAACACAAAGATGGAAGTAAAAATTAATAATATGGAATATACCATCGTCAGCAATGAGTCCGAGGAGTATGTCCAGCGCGTTGCGCTGTTGGTGAATAAGAAAATATCTGAGGTTAAGTCTCAGAACAGCCATTTAAGCACTGCAATGCTTGCCGTTATGGCCGCTATGAATCTAGCTGACGAGCTTTTAAAAAGTGAAGCTTCGGCAAGCAAACTGCGTACTGAAATAGGCGAGTATATGGTGGAATCCAGGTCAGAAAAAGCCGAGCTTGACGAGAAAAAACTTGAAGTAGAAAACCTTAAAGAAGATATGCATAAGTTGGAAATTGAGCTTGCTAAACGTGAAACAGAGTTAGAAAATCTGCGTTCATCACATTCGATGACTAGGGGAGCCGGTTCTGTAACCCAAAGCAGTGTCTCAAGACAGCCGAGAAGCACATCTGTTCAGCCTGGAATTAGAAGCGCAGGAGCGGCAGAAAACTTAGCCAAAAGAACTGTGGAAGATGAGCGGACTAAAAAAAACGGATATCCTTATGGTAACGTAATAGGACGCGGTGATGGTATAAAGAAAGACTGA
- a CDS encoding NUDIX hydrolase produces MIYEEKTVSTEEIFDGKILKLRVEQVEMPGGNLAVREIVEHPGGVGIVAVTDEDEIILVKQFRKPVEKAIYEVPAGKLDNNEDHRACGIRELSEETGYSAENFDYLGFMYPSPGFADEVTHLYLATGLTKGENHLDPDEYLDVEFIPIDDVKKMIMDNEINDAKTVFGVFKALEVLGK; encoded by the coding sequence ATGATATACGAGGAAAAGACGGTATCAACAGAAGAAATATTTGACGGTAAGATTTTAAAACTCAGGGTTGAACAAGTTGAAATGCCGGGCGGAAATCTTGCTGTTCGTGAAATAGTGGAACATCCGGGCGGAGTTGGAATCGTTGCTGTGACAGATGAAGATGAGATTATACTGGTTAAACAGTTTAGAAAACCTGTAGAAAAGGCAATATATGAGGTGCCTGCAGGGAAGCTGGATAATAATGAGGACCATAGAGCATGCGGAATTCGTGAGCTTAGCGAAGAGACCGGTTACAGTGCTGAAAATTTTGATTATCTTGGATTTATGTATCCATCCCCGGGATTTGCTGACGAGGTTACACATTTGTATCTTGCTACAGGTTTGACTAAGGGAGAAAATCATCTTGACCCTGACGAATATCTCGATGTTGAATTTATTCCTATAGACGATGTTAAAAAAATGATTATGGATAATGAAATTAACGATGCAAAAACTGTGTTTGGAGTATTTAAAGCGCTTGAAGTTTTAGGGAAATAA
- a CDS encoding sensor domain-containing phosphodiesterase — protein sequence MNLKAQNNYELLFKSLSQCTDDIIFVVDFEADEIIWSEQIKKITDISNVRKISQAQNYWLKIIHPDDIKMYTDEINNIYNVKSNNLRCDFRIKNLNGLYNWIQSRGFVNRTGDGRPEIMTGVIKNLTADYGSDNITGLLDIFAFKRDICQYIELDMLTGAIMDFSIADIKKMNIKYSYSFVNGIFSIFARELTLLCPTKGKLYRGQGNHILLYYPEADKNDVLTLFKNIKSTVQEQIKNEHKYDKLEINVSCAAVIVKDFSPPELSNIYKGLNYCSDLAKKNKMYDVPLFFSQNDFKQAIEKIDFYDELICSVKNLDSFCLFFQPIINPKTDTIRSAEALLRWENPASYKYGLENIIKVLESTGLILPLGKWIISTALKHLREWKKCKPDMHININIAVPQIGDYDLPLFIADEIKKNGLNGSDITFEITETYQIKDIKSIQNFVHAIHRLGAEIALDDFGTGYSSLDILKALPADWIKIDQSFVMQVSENKIDRDILKHLSDLCHSLKIKICVEGVENEESLNIIEKYLPDTVQGYHYSTPLPETDFFESFITDKSY from the coding sequence ATGAATTTAAAAGCACAAAATAATTATGAATTACTTTTTAAATCACTGTCACAATGTACTGATGACATTATTTTCGTTGTTGATTTTGAGGCGGATGAAATTATTTGGTCAGAACAAATTAAAAAAATAACTGATATATCCAACGTAAGAAAAATATCGCAGGCACAAAATTATTGGCTGAAAATAATACACCCTGACGACATAAAAATGTATACTGATGAAATTAATAATATCTATAACGTAAAAAGTAATAATCTTAGATGTGATTTTAGAATAAAAAATCTCAACGGTCTATACAATTGGATACAGAGCCGCGGATTTGTGAACCGAACAGGAGATGGCAGACCGGAAATAATGACAGGTGTAATTAAAAATCTCACTGCTGATTACGGTTCTGACAATATTACCGGTCTTTTAGATATTTTTGCTTTTAAACGGGATATATGCCAATATATAGAATTAGATATGCTAACAGGCGCAATAATGGATTTTTCAATCGCCGATATTAAAAAGATGAATATAAAATATTCTTATAGTTTTGTAAACGGGATATTTTCTATTTTTGCACGCGAACTTACTCTTTTATGCCCAACAAAAGGTAAACTATACCGCGGTCAAGGAAATCATATACTGTTATATTATCCTGAAGCTGATAAAAATGATGTTTTAACTTTATTTAAAAACATAAAAAGCACAGTTCAAGAACAAATAAAAAATGAGCACAAATATGATAAGCTTGAGATTAATGTATCCTGCGCTGCAGTTATAGTCAAAGATTTTTCACCGCCGGAATTAAGCAATATTTATAAAGGACTAAATTACTGTTCTGATTTGGCAAAAAAGAACAAAATGTATGACGTTCCGCTGTTTTTTTCACAAAATGATTTTAAACAGGCTATTGAAAAAATTGACTTTTATGACGAGTTAATATGTTCAGTAAAAAATCTCGACTCATTTTGCTTATTTTTTCAGCCGATAATAAACCCTAAAACAGATACAATCCGCTCTGCTGAGGCTCTTTTAAGATGGGAAAATCCGGCTTCATATAAGTATGGTCTTGAAAATATTATAAAAGTTTTAGAATCCACAGGTCTTATTCTTCCTCTCGGAAAGTGGATAATTTCCACAGCTTTGAAACATCTTAGAGAATGGAAAAAATGCAAGCCTGACATGCACATTAATATAAATATTGCGGTGCCTCAGATAGGAGATTATGATTTGCCGCTTTTTATCGCTGATGAGATAAAAAAGAACGGTCTTAATGGCTCTGATATAACCTTTGAAATTACCGAAACATATCAGATTAAAGATATAAAGTCTATTCAAAACTTTGTACATGCTATCCACCGTTTGGGCGCCGAAATTGCTCTGGATGATTTTGGAACCGGATACTCGTCTCTTGATATATTAAAAGCTCTTCCTGCGGACTGGATAAAAATAGACCAAAGTTTCGTTATGCAGGTTTCAGAGAACAAAATAGACCGGGATATTTTAAAACACTTGTCAGACCTATGTCACTCACTCAAAATCAAAATCTGTGTTGAAGGCGTTGAAAACGAAGAGTCTTTAAACATAATTGAAAAATATCTTCCTGATACGGTTCAGGGTTATCATTACAGCACTCCTTTGCCTGAAACAGATTTTTTTGAATCCTTTATTACAGATAAATCTTATTGA
- a CDS encoding folate family ECF transporter S component, whose translation MQISKNESYKSLGGIRLFGNLKVLLISGLFIALSIVLGKQLSFTMGPIRISFENLTILMAGIMFGPLVGMTVGICADVIGCIIVGYAINPLVTLGAASIGLISGSIYFYMFKDNPKLKLIAAVGLAHIIGSMIIKSIGLYIYFSYSMPLILMRIPLYIVIGTVEGYIIYLLMKNKTFANQLERVQMR comes from the coding sequence ATGCAAATTTCTAAAAACGAAAGTTACAAATCTCTGGGCGGAATCCGCCTATTCGGAAATTTAAAAGTCTTGCTTATTTCCGGATTGTTCATTGCTTTAAGCATTGTGCTGGGCAAACAATTATCATTCACTATGGGTCCGATACGAATCAGCTTTGAAAACCTGACCATTTTAATGGCAGGAATAATGTTTGGTCCGCTGGTTGGTATGACGGTCGGAATATGCGCCGATGTTATCGGCTGTATTATCGTCGGGTATGCTATAAATCCATTAGTTACGCTCGGCGCGGCTTCTATAGGCTTGATTTCAGGTTCAATTTATTTTTATATGTTTAAAGACAACCCTAAATTAAAGCTTATTGCCGCTGTGGGTCTTGCTCATATAATAGGTTCTATGATTATAAAGTCTATAGGCTTATATATCTATTTCAGCTATTCAATGCCGTTAATATTAATGAGAATTCCTCTCTATATAGTAATTGGCACCGTTGAAGGATATATAATTTATCTTCTTATGAAAAACAAAACCTTCGCAAATCAGCTGGAAAGAGTGCAAATGAGATGA
- a CDS encoding bifunctional folylpolyglutamate synthase/dihydrofolate synthase, which yields MNYNESLDYLKSISNRGSRPGLSRILEILKLLGEPQRLLKIIHVAGTNGKGSVCRMLESVLTEAGYKTGLFTSPCIDSETECFRINKKNISESDFSETVSHIKTVEENMDDKPTSFEFETAMAVWYFYQKKCDVVILEVGMGGRLDATNISDTPVLSVITDVALDHMDYLGNTISEISSEKAGIIKPGCPTVFGGNNPEALNVIQTAANKLSSSLLLTKRENAEIISSGLKGSVFNYNEYTNLKIKLAGLYQPGNAAVAIDSIKILNKSGFNISKNSIYNGLAVTEWPGRFEIFSDNPPIVYDGSHNPQGMTATVNSIKEYFSGMKVNLIMGVMADKDYKKMVNIISPYINQVYTVTPNNQRALNGAELSDLFKKNNVNSEYQTDISKAVSSAVSFSNKSNTPLIILGTLYMYNDIKKSIISCIQ from the coding sequence ATGAATTATAATGAATCGCTGGATTACTTAAAAAGTATATCAAACAGAGGCAGCCGCCCCGGGCTGTCTCGCATTCTTGAAATTCTAAAACTTTTGGGCGAACCCCAAAGATTATTAAAAATTATACATGTAGCCGGAACAAACGGCAAAGGTTCTGTATGCAGAATGTTAGAAAGCGTTCTGACAGAAGCAGGATATAAAACAGGACTGTTTACCTCTCCGTGTATTGATTCCGAAACCGAGTGTTTTAGAATTAATAAAAAGAATATATCTGAATCCGATTTTTCTGAAACTGTTTCTCATATAAAAACTGTTGAGGAAAATATGGATGATAAGCCCACTAGCTTTGAGTTTGAAACGGCTATGGCTGTTTGGTATTTTTATCAAAAAAAATGTGACGTTGTAATTTTAGAGGTTGGTATGGGCGGAAGACTTGACGCAACCAATATCTCAGATACGCCTGTTCTTTCTGTAATAACTGACGTCGCCCTCGACCATATGGATTACCTGGGAAATACGATTTCAGAAATTTCTTCTGAAAAAGCCGGAATAATAAAACCAGGCTGTCCCACAGTATTCGGCGGAAATAACCCGGAAGCGCTTAATGTTATCCAAACCGCAGCTAATAAACTTTCCTCATCTCTTTTATTGACTAAAAGAGAAAACGCTGAAATTATCTCATCAGGTTTAAAAGGGTCTGTTTTCAATTATAATGAATACACAAACTTAAAAATAAAATTAGCCGGACTGTATCAACCCGGCAATGCTGCGGTCGCTATTGATTCAATCAAAATTTTAAACAAGTCAGGCTTTAATATTTCCAAAAATTCTATATATAACGGATTAGCGGTCACTGAATGGCCCGGTAGATTTGAAATATTCTCGGACAATCCGCCAATAGTATATGACGGTTCACACAATCCTCAGGGAATGACTGCAACTGTTAATAGTATAAAAGAATATTTCTCCGGCATGAAAGTGAATTTAATCATGGGGGTTATGGCGGATAAGGACTATAAAAAAATGGTAAATATTATAAGTCCATATATAAATCAAGTCTATACCGTTACCCCAAATAATCAAAGAGCTTTAAACGGCGCAGAATTATCAGATTTGTTTAAAAAGAACAACGTCAATTCGGAATATCAAACCGATATATCCAAAGCTGTAAGTTCAGCTGTTTCATTTTCCAATAAATCAAATACACCACTGATAATATTGGGAACACTATATATGTATAACGATATTAAAAAATCAATTATTTCATGTATCCAATAA
- a CDS encoding MATE family efflux transporter, translated as MESENILASKPIGKLMLKLAIPTVLAQLVNLLYNIVDRIFVGHINEIGSLALAGLGVTFPIIIFIGAFSALLGTGGAPRAAIAMGCNDNERAEKILGNCTMMLIICSIILSVFFMITKDKILIMFGASENTLPYASSYITIYLIGTMFLQLTLGLNAFITNQGFTKTSMITICIGAVLNIILDPIFIFVFHLGVQGAALATIISQGISCIWVLKFLTGNKTHIKIRIKNLRLSKQIVFLVISLGISPFVMQSTDCFIQLVFNNGMLKYGNDSYVALMSILFSVMQLVWMPMQGFAQGVQPIISFNYGAGNNERVFSAFKKLFILCLVFSMSIIVILELFPQFFIGMFTSDAQIIEIGKNAIRVFMLSMSLMGMQTACQQTFLALGQAKESVFLAIERKLILLLPLALILPKIGALGVWGLFLAEPISDFIAVLTTVSLFSVKSRKLLTR; from the coding sequence ATGGAAAGTGAAAATATTCTTGCAAGCAAACCGATAGGAAAACTGATGCTAAAACTCGCGATTCCTACAGTTTTGGCGCAGTTGGTAAACTTATTATATAATATTGTAGACCGTATTTTTGTCGGACACATAAATGAAATAGGCTCACTTGCTCTTGCAGGATTGGGTGTAACATTTCCGATAATAATATTTATAGGAGCGTTTTCAGCGCTGCTTGGCACAGGAGGCGCACCAAGAGCCGCCATAGCAATGGGATGCAATGATAATGAGCGTGCGGAAAAAATTCTTGGCAACTGTACTATGATGCTTATTATTTGTTCTATAATCTTATCCGTCTTTTTTATGATTACTAAAGATAAAATTCTAATCATGTTCGGCGCCAGTGAAAACACACTGCCATATGCGTCTTCGTATATCACTATTTATCTCATCGGGACAATGTTTTTACAGCTGACTCTTGGGCTTAACGCGTTTATCACTAACCAGGGATTTACTAAAACCAGTATGATAACAATTTGTATCGGCGCAGTTTTAAATATAATTCTTGACCCGATTTTTATTTTTGTTTTTCATTTGGGTGTGCAAGGTGCTGCGCTTGCAACAATAATATCTCAGGGAATTTCTTGTATATGGGTTTTAAAATTTCTGACAGGGAATAAGACACATATAAAAATACGCATTAAAAATCTTCGTCTTTCAAAACAAATTGTATTTTTGGTTATTTCATTAGGGATTTCACCTTTTGTTATGCAGTCCACAGACTGCTTTATTCAATTAGTCTTTAATAACGGAATGCTTAAGTATGGCAATGATTCATATGTCGCATTAATGTCAATATTGTTTAGTGTTATGCAGTTGGTATGGATGCCTATGCAGGGATTTGCCCAAGGAGTTCAGCCGATAATTAGTTTTAATTACGGCGCTGGAAATAATGAGCGCGTTTTTTCAGCATTCAAAAAATTGTTTATTTTATGTCTCGTATTTTCAATGTCGATAATTGTAATTTTGGAATTATTCCCACAATTTTTTATCGGTATGTTTACATCGGACGCACAAATAATTGAAATAGGTAAAAACGCAATTCGGGTCTTTATGTTATCAATGTCATTAATGGGTATGCAGACCGCTTGTCAGCAGACTTTCCTTGCTCTAGGGCAGGCAAAAGAATCAGTGTTTTTGGCTATAGAAAGAAAGCTAATATTGTTGCTTCCGTTAGCACTAATATTACCAAAAATAGGCGCCCTGGGAGTTTGGGGTCTGTTTCTGGCGGAGCCGATAAGTGATTTTATCGCAGTATTAACAACCGTATCACTATTCTCTGTAAAAAGCAGAAAATTACTCACAAGGTAA
- a CDS encoding DUF1961 family protein — protein MEKQIIYKNPLSCPEDVKDFIMEGKADVYFVNQKMRMKNRLSENEGQKSNFVYWCPEEFPSDIEISWKFRPIKEPGLCIMFLSAKGINGEDLFDYSLSPRDGQYGQYTHGDINTYHISYFRRKWDRERCFHTCNLRKSNGFHLVCQGADPLPNCEDAKEFYELKIIKYKGRIEFFIDELNIFSWQDDGNEYGKVLDGGKIGFRQMAPLIGEYSDLKVYSLNKKL, from the coding sequence ATGGAAAAGCAGATAATATATAAAAATCCTCTGTCATGTCCTGAAGATGTCAAAGATTTTATAATGGAAGGCAAGGCAGATGTTTATTTTGTAAATCAAAAAATGCGTATGAAGAATAGACTTTCTGAAAATGAAGGACAAAAATCAAATTTTGTATATTGGTGCCCGGAAGAGTTTCCGTCAGATATAGAAATATCGTGGAAGTTTCGTCCTATTAAAGAGCCGGGGCTCTGCATAATGTTTTTATCTGCGAAAGGAATTAACGGAGAAGATTTATTTGACTATTCACTTTCTCCCCGGGACGGACAATATGGGCAATATACACATGGAGATATAAATACATATCATATATCATATTTTAGGCGCAAATGGGACAGAGAGCGCTGTTTCCACACATGTAATTTACGTAAAAGCAACGGATTTCATCTTGTGTGTCAAGGAGCAGACCCGCTTCCGAACTGCGAAGACGCAAAAGAATTTTATGAATTAAAAATTATAAAATATAAAGGCAGAATTGAGTTCTTCATAGATGAGCTTAATATATTTTCCTGGCAGGATGATGGGAATGAATATGGAAAAGTTTTAGACGGAGGTAAAATCGGTTTTAGGCAAATGGCTCCTCTTATAGGTGAATACTCTGATTTAAAAGTATATTCTCTTAATAAAAAATTATAA